Within the Acidobacteriota bacterium genome, the region CAGGGATGGCAGAAATCAGATTTTGGTATGACAACAAATTAGTAGGTATAGAAAAGGTCAAAAATGAAGACCTGAAATTAGTCCACTTTTAAATCTTAAATAGTCCACTTTTAAAATTTAGCTAACATACTTGATTATGGGCTCTATCAACAAAAAATTCATATCTCATATTTTCTCTTCCGAGATAGAGGAATGATACTCCTTTGGTTTTTTCTTATCCAATGAAATTGAAAAATTTAGCTGACTTCAAATTTCTATTTCCTCATAAATTATTTCTCTAAAACAAACCTGGTTGCGACCGCTATTTTTGGCTTCATAAAGAGCATCGTCCGCTGCCTTAATTAAATTGTCTATAAGTCTTTCATGGAAAAATCTGGGAGACCTAACAATTCCTATGCCAAGGCTAATGGTTATTTTGAATAATTGATCATCAAATTGAAAAGAAGTATTTTTAACTGATTGTCGCAAATCTTCAGCTAAAGTTTGAGCCCCTTTTAGATCAGTAGAGGGAAGAATAACAGAAAATTCTTCCCCTCCATACCGAGCTAAAGTATCATTGCTTCGTATGCGATTCTTGAGGATTTTGACCATGCTTGTCAGAATATAGTCTCCTGTTCGATGACCGTACTTATCGTTGAATCTTTTAAAGTGATCAATATCCAGTATGATTAGAGCTAAGGAATCTGGATGTTTCCTGCGTATCATTTTTCTTATTTCCTGATTCAGAGTCTCCATAAAAAACCGGCGATTATATATCTTTGTTAACTCATCAGTGATTGCTAGCTCATTTAAGAGTTTACTTTTTTCTTCGAGTTCCCTTGTTCTTTCTCTAATTATTTCTTCAAGAATCTTTTTTTCTCTTTTTATTTTATTAACTCTATATCTGTAACCAGCAACAACCAAAACCAAGAGGCCTATTATTGATACTCCAATAAACCACCAGGTTTCCCAAAAAGGAGGCAGAATGGTAAAATACAATTGAGCCGGAGTTTTTGACCAGTAGCCATCTCCATTTCTCGCTGTAATTTTAAAAGTGTAATGACCATTATTTAGATTGGTATATCTTATTTCTCTTTTTTCAGTAATCTTTGACCAATCTTTATCATAACCTTCAAGTCTGTATTGATAGCGAACATCCTGTTCATCTTTAAAGGATAAACCTATATAGAAGAAATCAATATTGTTTTGGTTATACTTAAATTTTAAATTTTCACTTTGCTCAATGGGTGAATTATTAACCAAAAACTTTTCTATATAAACTGGAGGAGGCACTTTATTAGGAATATCATTTTGAGGAATATATTTGATCACTCCTTTAGTGATGCCAAACCATATATTCCTTTGAATATCAAGATATAAAGAATTAGGGGTACATGTTTCATCTCCTACTAAACCTTTTTTTTGATTGTACACTTTAATTACTTTTTCGCCATCAAATATATTTAATCCTTTATCCGTTCCTAACCATAAATTCCCATCATATTCAATAACAGAAACAATATTATTATCTGATAGGCCATTTTTAGTAGTATAAATGGTAAAATTTTTACCATCAAATTTATTTATTCCAAGATTTGTTCCCAACCACAGAATACCTTTTCTATCTCTAAAAATCGTATTTACACGATTATTTGATAATCCCTCATTGGTGGTGTAATTTTTAAATTTTTTGCCATCGAAACAGGAGGCTCCTCCCTCAGTCGCAAACCAAATCTTATTTCCATCTTGGTAGATGTATCTGACATAATTGTTAACTAAACCATTTTTAGTAGTGTAATTAATAAATTTTTTGCCATCAAATTTACTTATTCCTTGAGCTGTAGCTAACCATAAGAAATTCTCAGTGGATAAAATATCTACCACAGCGTTGGAAATCAAACCGTCCTTTTGGGTATATTTTTCAAATCTTTTTCCGTCAAAACTATTTAAACCTTCAAATGTAGCAATATAGAGTTTATCCTTAAATTCAGCTAAATCCCAAATTTGATTACTTGATAATCCATTTTTAGTAGTGTAGGTAATAAAGTCAGTATCAAATTTTATTAAACCATCTTGATACGTCCCAAACCAAATCGCATTTTTATAATCATAAATTGACATTACTATCTTATTTTCTAAATAATTTAAAAATTTATCAGAGAGAATCTTGCTTATTCCATTATTAGTAGTTAACCACACTGAATTTTCTTTATCAATTAGAATGGAATAGATATTATTAGCTATTAAGCCATTTTGAATGTCATATCTTTTAAAATTATCTTTATGTCGGATAATTCCATCTCCTATTGTCCCAAACCACAAATCTTTACCTAAAGCAGCACAGTAAATATCATCTTCTGGAAAATAATTTATAAATTCGTTGTTTTCAAATTTAAATAGTCCTCTATCTCTTGTTCCTACCCATAAAATAGAACCCTGTTTTAATAAAGCTCTTACAGTCTTACCATAAAATCCTTCTTTTTCTCCATAATTCATAAAATTTTTTCCATCAAATCTGGAGAGTCCACCACCACTTGTGCCAATCCAAAGATATTTATCATCAGAGAGAAGGGAATAAATATAATTATTCGGCAAGCCATCTTGT harbors:
- a CDS encoding diguanylate cyclase, with the translated sequence MVKYNGAEFITYTVSDGLINNTVRAILKDNEILWVGTNNGLSQFNGKTFRNYTFNDGLGKGTIWCISRFQGYLWFGTSEGGLSRFDGKRFITYTTQDGLPNNYIYSLLSDDKYLWIGTSGGGLSRFDGKNFMNYGEKEGFYGKTVRALLKQGSILWVGTRDRGLFKFENNEFINYFPEDDIYCAALGKDLWFGTIGDGIIRHKDNFKRYDIQNGLIANNIYSILIDKENSVWLTTNNGISKILSDKFLNYLENKIVMSIYDYKNAIWFGTYQDGLIKFDTDFITYTTKNGLSSNQIWDLAEFKDKLYIATFEGLNSFDGKRFEKYTQKDGLISNAVVDILSTENFLWLATAQGISKFDGKKFINYTTKNGLVNNYVRYIYQDGNKIWFATEGGASCFDGKKFKNYTTNEGLSNNRVNTIFRDRKGILWLGTNLGINKFDGKNFTIYTTKNGLSDNNIVSVIEYDGNLWLGTDKGLNIFDGEKVIKVYNQKKGLVGDETCTPNSLYLDIQRNIWFGITKGVIKYIPQNDIPNKVPPPVYIEKFLVNNSPIEQSENLKFKYNQNNIDFFYIGLSFKDEQDVRYQYRLEGYDKDWSKITEKREIRYTNLNNGHYTFKITARNGDGYWSKTPAQLYFTILPPFWETWWFIGVSIIGLLVLVVAGYRYRVNKIKREKKILEEIIRERTRELEEKSKLLNELAITDELTKIYNRRFFMETLNQEIRKMIRRKHPDSLALIILDIDHFKRFNDKYGHRTGDYILTSMVKILKNRIRSNDTLARYGGEEFSVILPSTDLKGAQTLAEDLRQSVKNTSFQFDDQLFKITISLGIGIVRSPRFFHERLIDNLIKAADDALYEAKNSGRNQVCFREIIYEEIEI